The genomic window TGCCCTTTCCCCTGGCGGCCCTGGAGGACATCATGCCGTTCTGGGGACTGATGGCTGTTTTTTACTGGGCTGTATTCAGGCCGGACCTGCTTCCTGTCTGGGCTGTCTTTCTGGCAGGCCTGCTGGAAGATGCCCTCTCCGGAAGCCTGTTCGGGCTGCACGCCCTTGTCTTCACGGGAAGTTACTGGATTGCCCTGTCCCAGCGGCGGCTTTTCACCGCCGGATCCTTTTTCATGCTGTGGACCGGATTTGGCATTGTGACCACAGGAAGCGCGCTTCTGGTATGGGCGATAACCAGCCTGGCCAGGGGCGTTGTTTTCCCCCCGGGTATCATTGTAGCCAAAACCATGACAACCGTGGCGGTTTTCCCCTTGCTGGCCCAGGGCCTGATCCGGGTCCAGCGCAGTCTGGCGCGGGACGAAGACCCATGACAGCGGCTGACAATGACCGCCTGCCCCTGCTGACCCGGCGGACCCTGGTTCTGGGGGGAATAAAATCGGCCCTGCTTCTGACCATCCTGGGAAGGCTCTTTTACCTGCAGGTCCTGCAGTCTGACCGCTATCGCACACTGGCAGAGGATAACCGGATCAGCCTGAAGCTGATTCCCCCCACCCGCGGCTATATCCTGGACAGGGCCGGCAAGCCCATGGCCACAAACCGGCAGGGTTTCCGGGCAGAGCTTGTCCCGGAACAGGCCGGCAAAAAAACTGGTGCTGTCCTGGAGCGCATGACCGCACTCCTGTCCCTGACGGAAGAGGATCTGGA from Pseudomonadota bacterium includes these protein-coding regions:
- the mreD gene encoding rod shape-determining protein MreD, which translates into the protein MRPALGYAERAGKGLAPAALTVLLVLISALPFPLAALEDIMPFWGLMAVFYWAVFRPDLLPVWAVFLAGLLEDALSGSLFGLHALVFTGSYWIALSQRRLFTAGSFFMLWTGFGIVTTGSALLVWAITSLARGVVFPPGIIVAKTMTTVAVFPLLAQGLIRVQRSLARDEDP